The proteins below come from a single Chrysoperla carnea chromosome 1, inChrCarn1.1, whole genome shotgun sequence genomic window:
- the LOC123296060 gene encoding ATPase WRNIP1-like has product MDSNISCPVCDKKFPKTEIDKHIDKCLFLNSSTITPTQKPKPVASIFSKRPNKDNGEESPSKKIKTDNNKNEQIKSSSKNLSTPSIPLAEKVRPTSLDEYVGQEHLTGEGKLLKTLLNRLDIPSMILWGPPGCGKTTIASIISKKCKENSQHLRFVTLSATMAGVNDIKEAVKIAKNEMQLKRKTILFLDEIHRFNKLQQDIFLPHVESGTITLIGATTENPSFSLNSALLSRCRVIVLEKLSVDNLKSILERALCNCNVDIIDNSDIISANKAIKRNAVEWLAEICDGDGRVALNTLQIALNTFSDTKSNDNIITLEKIKDSLEKSHMLYDKRGEEHYNLMSAVHKSIRASDQNAALYWVTRMLVSGEDPLYIARRLLRAASEDVGLADPNALTVATSTLHACQFVGMPECEIFLVQCAIYLARAPKSREMDRVLGECKNFIKNFKGPQPGVPLRLRNAPTKLMKDLGYGKGYNMLPKSVTNLSSMPEGLENVDFFKRKNYNS; this is encoded by the exons atggatTCAAATATTTCTTGTCCAGTATGTGacaaaaagtttccaaaaactGAAATTGATAAGCATATCGataaatgtctttttttaaattcttcaacCATTACCCCTACACAAAAACCAAAACCGGTTGCAAGTATTTTTTCTAAACGTCCAAATAAAGATAATGGGGAAGAAAgtccttcaaaaaaaattaaaactgataacaacaaaaatgaacag atcaaaagttcgtcaaaaaatttatcaacacCGTCAATTCCATTAGCAGAAAAAGTTCGCCCAACGAGTTTAGATGAATATGTGGGACAAGAACATTTAACTGGCGAgggaaaattattgaaaactttgttGAATCGACTTGATATACCTAGTATGATTTTATGGGGACCACCGGGATGTGGAAAA ACAACAATTGCCtccataatttcgaaaaaatgtaaagaaaattcTCAACATTTACGATTCGTTACACTATCCGCAACAATGGCAGGCGTTAACGATATTAAAGAAGCagtaaaaatagcaaaaaatgaAATGCAGCTTAAAAGAAAAACCATTCTCTTCCTAGACGAAATCCACCGTTTCAATAAACTTcaacaagatatttttttgcCGCATGTTGAAAGTGGAACTATTACCTTAATTGGAGCTACCACTGAAAATCCATCATTTAGTTTAAATTCCGCACTCTTAAGTCGCTGTCGAGTgattgttttagaaaaattatctgtggataatttaaaatcaattctaGAACGTGCGTTGTGCAATTGTAATGTTGATATAATCGATAACAGCGATATAATCAGTGCAAATAAGGCAATTAAGCGAAATGCTGTTGAGTGGCTGGCAGAAATATGTGATGGCGATGGTAGAGTTGCGTTAAATACTTTACAAATTGCGTTAAATACATTTTCTGATACAAAATCgaatgataatataattactTTGGAGAAAATTAAAGATAGTTTAGAAAAATCGCATATGTTGTACGATAAACGTGGCGAAGAGCATTATAATTTAATGTCGGCAGTGCATAAATCAATTCGAGCTTCGGATCAAAATGCTGCGTTGTATTGGGTAACTAGAATGCTTGTAAGTGGAGAGGACCCGTTGTATATTGCTCGACGGTTGTTACGGGCTGCGAGTGAAGATGTCG GTTTAGCTGATCCAAATGCGTTAACTGTCGCAACATCAACCCTTCACGCTTGTCAATTTGTTGGCATGCCCGAATGCGAGATATTTTTAGTACAGTGTGCCATATACTTAGCGCGTGCTCCTAAGTCACGTGAAATGGATCGTGTGCTcggtgaatgtaaaaattttattaaaaattttaaaggtcCACAGCCGGGCGTACCACTAAGATTACGTAATGCACCAACTAAACTAATGAAAGATTTGG gatATGGAAAAGGATATAATATGCTTCCAAAATCTGTAACAAATCTTTCATCAATGCCCGAAGGATtagaaaatgttgatttttttaaacgaaaaaattataatagttaa